Proteins found in one Syngnathus acus chromosome 9, fSynAcu1.2, whole genome shotgun sequence genomic segment:
- the rfc5 gene encoding replication factor C subunit 5 isoform X2 — translation MVLELNASDDRGIDVVRGPVLSFASTRTIFKKGFKLVILDEADAMTQDAQNALRRVMEKYTENARFCLICNYLSKIIPALQSRCTRFRFGPLSPEQMIPRLQHVIQQESVDVTPDGMKALVALSSGDMRRCLNILQSTSMAYSRITEDTAYACTGQPLRSDIANILDWSLNKDFGTAYKQILELKTLKGLALQDILTRVHLLIHRVDLPPSVRMNLLIKLADVEHRLASGTSEKIQLSSMVAAFQVARNLLLSEAQ, via the exons ATGGTTCTGGAG CTCAATGCGTCGGACGACCGAGGCATCGACGTGGTGCGAGGGCCCGTCCTGAGCTTCGCCAGCACCAGAACCATCTTCAA GAAAGGGTTCAAATTGGTGATCCTGGACGAGGCCGACGCCATGACGCAGGATGCCCAGAACGCCTTGCGGCGCG TAATGGAGAAGTACACGGAGAACGCCCGCTTCTGCCTGATCTGCAACTACCTGTCCAAAATCATCCCGGCGTTGCAGTCTCGCTGCACGCGCTTCCGCTTCGGACCGCTATCGCCCGAGCAGATGATCCCCAGGCTGCAGCACGTCATCCAGCAGGAGAG CGTGGACGTCACTCCGGATGGAATGAAGGCGCTGGTGGCTCTGTCGTCGGGCGACATGCGGCGATGCCTCAACATCCTGCAG AGCACGAGCATGGCATACAGCCGCATCACCGAGGACACGGCCTACGCCTGCACGGGACAGCCGCTGCGCTCCGACATCGCTAACATCCTGGACTGGTCACTCAACAAAGACTTTGGCACCGCCTATAAGC AGATCCTGGAGTTGAAGACGCTGAAAGGTTTAGCGCTGCAGGACATCCTCACGCGGGTCCACCTGCTCATCCACAGAG TGGACTTACCGCCCTCGGTGCGCATGAACCTCCTCATCAAGCTGGCGGACGTGGA GCACCGGCTGGCATCGGGCACCAGCGAGAAGATCCAGCTGAGCTCCATGGTGGCGGCATTCCAGGTGGCGCGCAACCTGCTGCTTAGCGAGGCCCAGTGA
- the rfc5 gene encoding replication factor C subunit 5 isoform X1, producing MAATAKTPLKSTNLPWVEKYRPQKLDDLISHKDILSTIQKFISEDRLPHLLLYGPPGTGKTSTILACAKQLYKGKEFNSMVLELNASDDRGIDVVRGPVLSFASTRTIFKKGFKLVILDEADAMTQDAQNALRRVMEKYTENARFCLICNYLSKIIPALQSRCTRFRFGPLSPEQMIPRLQHVIQQESVDVTPDGMKALVALSSGDMRRCLNILQSTSMAYSRITEDTAYACTGQPLRSDIANILDWSLNKDFGTAYKQILELKTLKGLALQDILTRVHLLIHRVDLPPSVRMNLLIKLADVEHRLASGTSEKIQLSSMVAAFQVARNLLLSEAQ from the exons ATGGCCGCCACCGCGAAAACACCGCTGAAATCCACAAACTTACCCTG GGTGGAAAAATACAGACCGCAGAAACTGGACGACCTGATCTCACACAAAGACATTCTCAGCACCA TCCAGAAGTTCATCAGCGAAGACCGACTGCCACATCTGCTGTTGTACGGGCCGCCCGGGACCGGCAAGACATCCACTATCTTGGCCTGCGCCAAGCAGCTATACAAGGGCAAGGAGTTCAACTCCATGGTTCTGGAG CTCAATGCGTCGGACGACCGAGGCATCGACGTGGTGCGAGGGCCCGTCCTGAGCTTCGCCAGCACCAGAACCATCTTCAA GAAAGGGTTCAAATTGGTGATCCTGGACGAGGCCGACGCCATGACGCAGGATGCCCAGAACGCCTTGCGGCGCG TAATGGAGAAGTACACGGAGAACGCCCGCTTCTGCCTGATCTGCAACTACCTGTCCAAAATCATCCCGGCGTTGCAGTCTCGCTGCACGCGCTTCCGCTTCGGACCGCTATCGCCCGAGCAGATGATCCCCAGGCTGCAGCACGTCATCCAGCAGGAGAG CGTGGACGTCACTCCGGATGGAATGAAGGCGCTGGTGGCTCTGTCGTCGGGCGACATGCGGCGATGCCTCAACATCCTGCAG AGCACGAGCATGGCATACAGCCGCATCACCGAGGACACGGCCTACGCCTGCACGGGACAGCCGCTGCGCTCCGACATCGCTAACATCCTGGACTGGTCACTCAACAAAGACTTTGGCACCGCCTATAAGC AGATCCTGGAGTTGAAGACGCTGAAAGGTTTAGCGCTGCAGGACATCCTCACGCGGGTCCACCTGCTCATCCACAGAG TGGACTTACCGCCCTCGGTGCGCATGAACCTCCTCATCAAGCTGGCGGACGTGGA GCACCGGCTGGCATCGGGCACCAGCGAGAAGATCCAGCTGAGCTCCATGGTGGCGGCATTCCAGGTGGCGCGCAACCTGCTGCTTAGCGAGGCCCAGTGA